The following coding sequences are from one Epinephelus fuscoguttatus linkage group LG7, E.fuscoguttatus.final_Chr_v1 window:
- the spsb1 gene encoding SPRY domain-containing SOCS box protein 1 yields the protein MGQKVPGGIKTIDMRDPAFSPLKLELQALSHTKPSRLDLLLDMPPAGVDVQVQHSWNNDDRSLNIFVKDDNKLVFHRHPVAQSTDAIRGRVGYTRGLHVWEISWAMRQRGTHAVVGVATSDAPLHSVGYTALVGSNAESWGWDLCRSKLYHDGKNHPGITYPAFLEPDDTFIIPDSLLVVLDMDEGTLGYIVDGHYLGVAFRGLKGRKLYPVVSAVWGHCEIRIRYINGLDPEPLSLMDLCRRSVRVALGRDRLSEIHRLPLPASLKNYLLYQ from the exons ATGGGGCAGAAAGTCCCAGGTGGCATTAAAACCATTGATATGCGGGATCCAGCGTTCAGCCCCCTGAAGCTGGAGCTACAGGCCCTGAGTCACACCAAGCCGTCTCGACTGGATCTGCTGCTGGACATGCCACCCGCTGGTGTGGACGTCCAGGTCCAGCACTCGTGGAACAACGATGACCGTTCCCTCAACATCTTTGTCAAGGACGACAACAAGCTGGTGTTTCACAGGCACCCCGTGGCGCAGAGCACGGACGCCATCCGGGGCCGTGTTGGCTACACGAGGGGACTGCACGTGTGGGAGATCAGCTGGGCTATGCGTCAGAGGGGAACGCACGCTGTGGTTGGAGTGGCTACGAGTGACGCCCCGCTACACTCTGTGGGCTACACAGCTTTGGTAGGAAGCAATGCCGAGTCCTGGGGCTGGGACCTGTGCAGGAGTAAACTCTACCACGACGGCAAGAATCACCCAGGAATAACCTACCCGGCCTTCCTCGAGCCAGACGATACCTTCATAATACCAGACTCCCTCTTAGTAGTCTTGGACATGGATGAGGGGACGCTGGGTTACATAGTGGATGGACATTATCTAGGGGTAGCATTCAGAGGACTTAAGGGCAGGAAGCTGTACCCAGTGGTGAGCGCCGTGTGGGGACACTGTGAAATAAGAATCCGGTACATAAATGGACTTGATC CCGAACCCCTCTCTTTGATGGACCTGTGTAGGCGCTCAGTGAGGGTGGCATTAGGACGAGACCGTCTGAGTGAAATCCATAGACTGCCCCTGCCGGCTTCTCTCAAGAACTACCTGCTCTACCAATGA